GCTTTTCCCATAGGCCTGAACAGTCGCTGCTAACGGAGACAAGTGACCGTTTAAAGAATTAGGAGATGTGTGTCAAAAGaagaattttaaatttgctacaatAGCTGACTGGCAGCTAATGTTATGCTGTTATGAGAGAAGAAATATGAACTCTCGTAAGCAACTTAATAGTGGTATTTTGAATTAATTGTAACTGGGAGAGTGTCACATTAATCACAGCTGATCCGAGATGTGCGGCTGCATCAGTGTCTGATAATCTCAGAGCAGTGATTATAGGATCAGaaatgcagaaatatttttacagTCAGGAATATATGATTAATGCCTTTCTCAACCTCCACTAGGTGACGAGATCACacaagaaaaggagagagaggagaagcgaGAAGAACGTGAGAAATCTTTTACACACGAGGAACACTTATCACAACAcctgaaaacacacacaaaagagAGACGATTTCTATGTACTGAGTGTGACAAATGTTTCAATCGTAAGGATCACCTAACACAACACCTGAAAACACACACACGAGAGAGACGCtttccatgtactgagtgtgacAAATGTTTCCATCGTAAGGATCACTTAACACAACActtgaaaacacacacacaagagaGACGCTTTCCATGTGCTGAGTGTGACAAATGTTTCAATCGTAAGGATCACCTAACACAACAcctgaaaacacacacaaaagagAGACACtttccatgtactgagtgtgaaAGATCTTTCAATTGTAAGGGTCACCTAATACAACAtctgaaaacacacacaaaagagAGACGAtttccatgtactgagtgtgacAAATGTTTCAATCGTAAGGAACGCCTAATACGACacctgaaaacacacacacaagagaGACGCTGTCCATATACTGAGTGTGACAAATGTTTCCATCGTAAGGATCACCTAACACAACActtgaaaacacacacacaagagaGACGCTTTCCATGTGCTGAGTGTGACAAATGTTTCAATCGTAAGGATCACCTAACACGACACTTGAAAAGACACACACAAGAGATGCCGTCTAGATCTTTTCAGTGTGCTGAATGTGGAGAAAAGTTTGATGTTAAGGAATCTCTAACAATACACAAGAAAAGACACAGGGGTGAGAAACCGTTTCAATGCACTGAATGTGGGAAATGTTTTCTTTTGAAAGGACAACTAGAGAATCATCACAGAAGCCACACGGGAGAAAAACCCTTTAAATGTGCTGAATGTGGGAAACGTTTCAGTTGGAAAGGTAGTCTAAAATTGCATCAGAATATCCACACAGGTGAGAGAACATTTCAGTGTGCTGAATGTGGAAAATGTTTAAGTTCAAAGGGTACACTAAGACAGCACCAGATAATTCACCTGAAAGAAAAACACTTCCCATGTAGTGAATGCAATAAAAGCTTCACACGAAGGAGTAGTCTAATATCGCACCAGAGGATCCACACGGGAGAGAGAATCTTTTCGTGCTCCGAATGTGGAAAAACCTTCATATATAAGGATTCTCTAATAACACATCAGAGAAGTCACCAAAAAAAGAAACCCTTTCCATGTAGCGAATGCAAGAAAAGCTTCATACGCAGGAGTTGTCTAATAATACATCAAAGAACCCACACCGGTGAG
This genomic interval from Microcaecilia unicolor chromosome 1, aMicUni1.1, whole genome shotgun sequence contains the following:
- the LOC115460348 gene encoding gastrula zinc finger protein XlCGF57.1-like; this encodes MAGRKKEVMMPLDKTLKGLDKFLEEEWEYLDDGQKELHREVMKENYEILMSLGDEITQEKEREEKREEREKSFTHEEHLSQHLKTHTKERRFLCTECDKCFNRKDHLTQHLKTHTRERRFPCTECDKCFHRKDHLTQHLKTHTQERRFPCAECDKCFNRKDHLTQHLKTHTKERHFPCTECERSFNCKGHLIQHLKTHTKERRFPCTECDKCFNRKERLIRHLKTHTQERRCPYTECDKCFHRKDHLTQHLKTHTQERRFPCAECDKCFNRKDHLTRHLKRHTQEMPSRSFQCAECGEKFDVKESLTIHKKRHRGEKPFQCTECGKCFLLKGQLENHHRSHTGEKPFKCAECGKRFSWKGSLKLHQNIHTAKIPPEDPYKRETKNQLMQNKAIMVSAMSLGFAPKHASDPDVIQT